Genomic DNA from Dermacentor variabilis isolate Ectoservices chromosome 6, ASM5094787v1, whole genome shotgun sequence:
CATATATTTTTGTCCGCTTAGTTCAATGAATTTCGTTTACTTCGATGATCGAAATTGAAAATATTGGCAACTATAGGAGGTCGTCGGCGGCTTCACGGGCGTATTGATTAGGCAAGAATTACGAAGGAAGACACAGACTGAACGAACGCATTATACAGAAAAGCAGTGCAGTCTGGTTAGAGGAGAGGCAAGCGGGAACGATACCAAATAAATATAGAGCACGTTGCGCACCGTTCGCCAGCGACGTCGCATAGAAATGACGTGATTAGCCGTTTCAGCGGACCGCAAATTTCGAGCCGCCGCACGGAACTGCGGAAGCCGAACGCAGATGGGGATAGCCTTGCTTTCAGAAAGCGGGCGCACTTTGCGCTAGCGTGTGATATAAATCTCATTTTTCGCTCCACGGCCGCGTCAGAACCGTGTTCGTGTTCATATTATTTTTCCGGCATCCTGCCGCTTTAACTTACAGCGACCCTGCGCTGCCTTTTTTTGCCCATCGTCGGATATCTACCaggtgcctctctctctctttctcgctctctatgttgtttcttttttttttttcttagctgcaCCGAATGTTTCAAAATTGCCCGTGGCAGACGGCACAATTTTAACCTTTTTTGAGCTAAATTaatcgatgaggcggccattactgcTACGAGAAGCCAAAATGCTTAATTGACTGAATTAAGCCATTGTAGGTCAATATTGAAGCCACTGTAGCGCAAATAAAACAATCGCAAAGAATTGAACACGAGACGCTGCGGGTGCTACATCACAACTAATTTACTACAATGCCCTAGAAGTCCTCTTATAGACTGTAACATTATGCTAGTCTATTACAATCTTATATAGGGCTGTGTCCTATATCTTATATAGGGCTTATATAGGGCTTATATATACATCTGTGTCGCAAAGAATTGAACACGAGACGCTGCGGGTGCTACATCACAACTAATTTACTACAATGCCCCAGAAGTCCTCTTATAGACTGTAACATTATGCTAGTCTATTACAATCTTATATAGGGCACATCTGTGAGTGTAGCACCTGTGGTGTCCTGTCATCAGTTCCTTGTGTTTTATTTGCACTACAATAGCTTCCTCAAGCATTACAAACTCCCCCAAGAACAACTCATTCCCAAATGTTGCGAGCATGAGAACCTTATCTGAGGACTTCCGGGGTGGTAATGAGATGATGATTATGGGTATAATAATGACGGCGATATAATCTGCCGTTTCGCTGTTGTTGGTacacaagatgatgatgatgatatagtcAGTTATACACCATATGATGATGAAGTAAGTACACACGATGTGCTGACCCCCACGCAGAGCGCCAAGGCGGGCATCATGCGCGACATCGGACGCCAGATGCTGGAGCATCCCCAGCGCACCCTGGTGGCGACAGAACGAGAGGGTTACCGCCGGTGCCTGCGCTCCCGCTACGCCTACATGTTCCCGGAGACCGTGCTCAAGGTGGAGGAGGCCCGTACGGACGGTCGCCTGCTGGTCTCCCGTGACGCCTTCTACCACGCCATGGCCGTGTACACTTTTCCCAAGGGGTCGCCACATGTGGCCACCTTCAGCTACGGGTTAATAATCCTTACGATCGCCAGTCTGTCTAACGCTAGGCGGTTTAAGGAGCAGGCACCAATTGCATGTGCGTCCTTGCTTCCAGTGtagcgtctcttctgtgccgtTCAATACGGACGGGCCAGGCGCACCCGCCCCTTTGGGGCGGCTCATTTTCGTAAATAACCGTCATCTgtcacctttcctttctttaacactctGCAATGGCTAGTTTCTTGTCAAGAACGCTGtgccacgctgataacgcgcgccTGTCGTTCGTGACGTTTGGGTGCGTGAATTTCCTACAATAATCATATACGggtgtatgaaactctatggttcgtgacctggaagtaccgggcgcgcagcgtCGAAGAAAGGAAAGGTGCACAATAtggatgacgattattatttggggacaagataagccccaaaggatgCAAACTTTTTTGTTACAATATAGTCTTCAAAAAgacacaaagagaaaaaaaacaaagttgAGCTCTGTTGGTAAATAACCCCTCCACAACACGAAATACAGTCACTCTGACCATATTTCTCTATGCTCTGACCGCGAGAGGAACCTTGATAAGCCATAAAAGGCACAAAAACTAGAGTTATTATATGTGCTGCCGAAGGTATCATATACATGTAACTTTGTATcatgtgagtatatatatatatatatatatatatatatatatatatatatatatatatatatatataatgttttttTAATGCTAAGACAGGTGGCAACGCCACCTTGAACTCCCTCCCCAGCTCACGATGACGTGgtggattttgacagcgtctgctctGGCCTAGTTATTTTTTGTTGGCAAAGACAACTTTTTCCTAGAAGAGCCAAAGACTGGACTCACCCAGTTTCGCGAACATTTTGCTATGTCACAACAGTCAAATAAAGAAAGATTACTTtgaaatcagtgacgtcacactgacgtatcgTGGAGTGGTGGAGTATCGGCGCAAAATTCAAGGAAGTGAAATTTGGCGTTCATTTTCGCTTCCAGAAGTTTACCTCTTACGTCACTCACGAGGTATGCAGATATGTGCCAAGACGCTATAATACAATGGCTAGCTTCGTTCCTGCAACTGCTGCGGCTGCCACCTACCAGAGCAGAAAAGAGACGTCCGCGCAACACTTGCTTTTTTTATTAGCATACGACATCGTACCTAGCATTACAGCGGAGCACGAGCAAATTTTGGTGTGTCATGACGCCACGGAAATGTCGATGACACCAGGGTGCCATTTCGGGACGGACTTTATATCAAATTAAAGTATCCTGAAAGTGTTTTTTCTAGCGTTCATACTTGTTAATTGTCATCCTTAATTAGCATAGGCGCGTGGTTTTTATAACATCCATATAGCATGTGGCAGTGCTCAAAGAACATCGATCACGTTTGCTCCTTAATAGAATTTGAGAACCAATGCTTCCGCCACCCATGCGCGTCCTCCACACCAACTGAAACCGTTTATTTTCCGTGTTTTCGTCTTGCAGGATGAAGAATTTTATGTTCATGGGCCTCGTCGAGAAGTGGCTGAACGACTTCTTGTGGCAGCTCCGCATGAACACTAAGCATGCTGAAACCGGGGAAAACGCAGAGCGACCCATCAATGTCATTGATCTACAGGGAGCATTCTTCGTTCTCATCATGGGATACGCCAGCGGactgcttgcgctgctgattgAGTCATGCTGCGTGTTTCTTGCCAGGCTATCCGCAACGACCATCAGACCGCGTCGTTCGCGAAATCGCTCGAAGATCACGGGCTAAGGAATCTATGAGCCATTCAGAGATAACGTTACGCTTCTTTTCCTGCATGCTACTACATGTTAGCGACGTACGCGCAGCTAGTTGCGCAACTGCACTTTTCTAACCGCGTGCCGTACGTAGAGGCTAGAGCGTTCGGTGGAATCGCACGCACATCGGCACTAATTTAGCGTTCACGTACGTGTGTTGTTGGCGAAGTGAGGCGAGAGAGCAACACCCTCCGTTGCGAGCACAATCAAGGCAACAACCGGTTATTTACCAGCTGGCACAGACAGCGGTATATCACAGATAAAAGACTGTTTATCTCTATGAGCTATGTGTCTCTCTTCCACCTCGGCGAGATGTTCTCGCCATCGttatacttttctttttgtaCGCCCCTTTCACTTGGCCGAGTATGTGACGAAACACGTGCACGTATAACGTTCCTCCCTGGTGACCtgaacagggaaagagaaacggcggctagaaaaaacaaagcaaaaacaaaacaagaaccacCCGGACAAGCAAGCGCCATCGCTCGTCGCAAACGCGCCCTAGCGCGTCGTCTGGCCGTCGTCAGTCGTATACAAGATGGCTTCAGGCAGCGTCAACCCGGAGCTGGTGCGCGAACGTGCGGCCGCTAGTTTTAATATTCGCGAATTGACACACCTTCTGGACGGCGGCAGCGAGAAGACTGAACGCAGAAAGGAACTAGGTGAGTGCATAGACTGGTCGCGACGGGTTTATTAACCACTTTTCACGCGAAAGAACGCGTGGCCTACTTTGACGGTGCGAGGAAGTTTTGGACCCGCGCGGCGACGGCTTACTTCTGACACGTTGAGCTTTCGTCAGCTGTTCTTGGTAGCTCCATCTCTTCAACGACGAATTCAAACCGGATAATGTGCCGAGTTTGTACTTGCCTGCTGACATTGGCCTTCGGCAACGTAAGCGCAAAACGCTTGTATCATGTCTCGCGCAGCAAGATCGACGTGATTTCGGTTTCGGACGTTGCGGTTTTGCACTGTCCTTTCTTGCTTTTTCAGACATGGTCGTGGGATAGCGAGTGCCGATCGTCCGCCTTTAGCGAGCCTGAGCATTTACGCGTCCAGAACCAAGGCCACAAGGTCACCACGACGCGAGTTACTAGTTTTTCCTTGAACGCCGGTTTGCTCAGCGCACCGTGCCGCCCGAGTTTCTGACACTCATTCTGGCCGCGCCCTTGTCTTTTCGTATTGCTACATTTATCCTCATATCGGTGCTATTAAAAAAAAGTTGCCCCGTCCCTACATTGTTGTGGATTATCTTTAATTTGCGCGCGTACTTCTGTGTTTGGTGCCGTGAAAATTTGTACGACTGCATCGTTCTATGTTATCCCGCAtgaagaatatttttttctttctcaaaatGAACTATCGCAAAGCAATACGTAATTAGTATTGGTTTCATAAGCCAGTGTACGATCCTAAGTAATGTTTGTAGCAACTTTACCTTCCTTTCCTTCATTCGGGGAAGTAGTAGGTGGAGCGATATGATCATATGATTGAAAAAGCTATATTGTGGTCTTCTCACTTTCTGTAAAACGCGAGAACATAATTCAGGCATCAAGAGTCGCTTAAAGATATTTTATGGGCCAGTGTCTTACTTCTTACTGTAAATTTTGCAGCACCTAACCAAAACAGACTGTGCGCTTACAGgtgacaaagaagaaagaaaagtaaacaaatTGTTTCTGCTTGATTTCAGAGAAACTCTTCCACGAGGACCCAGAGTTCAGAACCGATGTTCCACAGTGCTACCTTACCTACTCAGAGGCATATGCAGATGCACTGCAAAAATGTCTCAAGATTTACCAAAAAGCTATGGTCCTCTCTGATCCCAGGGAAATCTTGTAAGTGCACTTATGTACGTGTATACACTAACAGTAGCAAAGAATGCGCGTCAGCTTAAACATTTGTGGAACCGAACTGCTTAAGTTGGTTGCTGGGACCTCTTGCATGTCCGTTTCTTTAAAGGTGAATTTTCACTTCAGTTTAATGTGTTATCCAAAACAACTTGTTGCTTTTATTTCTTCTATAAAATGACACCTCTTGTTTGTCTTGTAGGACTGTTGCTGATGCAATCCTGCATGACTCAACTCCCGTGCATGTGCATTTTGTCATGTTTGTTCCGGCTCTTATGGGTCATGCAAACGAGGAGCAGCAGGCAAAGTGGCTCTCCGATGCCCTCACTATGAAAATCATTGGGTCCTATGCACAGACTGAACTTGGTCATGGTAAGTTGCTTGAATTTGTGCAGTCTCTGCCAATCTTTCCTTACATTGCTAAATACAGAAAAGCCTGTCCAGGGTTTAACTGCGaacggtgaaaaaaaaagtagacagGTTTTCAAGCAGACTGAGCTATCGTTGCGCCACAGATATGCGGGATGTCTCTCTCATGTATCAACAATTGCTGGCTTCAACTATTGCTCGACGTAAAAGCAAGATAAGACTAACAAATGCAAAGTTCACCTGCTATACTAGTAAAACATTTCCTGGGGCAAGTTGGTTCTGCTTTCCTTCTTTGTTGCCTGCCTTAATTTGAATAAGGTGCCACCTTAATTACCTCTCTCATGTGTCAACAGTTGCTTGTCTTAACCGTTTCAGTGTCACTGACATCAAATAAGAATGTGAGCACCATACCAAGAGAGCATTTGCCATTATCCATGTCAATTTTGCCCCTTCTGCCTAATCAAAAATAAACTGTTCGCTTTATAAtatccaagaaaaaagaaagaaagaaaaaacaatgcTGGAGGTGTGTCACCTCCACTATTGTCTCACATGAAAGCAAGATAAGGCCAACAAACACAACTTGTCACATGGCTCGATTTTAGTAACGTGGCAGTGTAAATGACCTCTGTATGTATGGCTGACAAAAAGAGCTGCTCTAGCCTAACCTAATAATTCACGCAGCCAGTTTCCTTGCTTTAGCAACCTTTTGTCAGGCGATATGTCATAATCAACTCTGATTGTGTGCTGAACTCTTTCTAGTTCATTATTCAGAAGAAGCACCTTTGCTTCTTGGAGCAAAGGAGGCCTGTTATATTTCCTATAAGGGGCTCTCATTTCTTGGAAATCAAGTAAAGTAAGCACTTCAGAGTGTGAAACGAGCACTGTTTTCATGCATTAACATGTCATGGCACTTCGATTATGATATGAGTCTTTTCATCCGTTGCCACAGTTCTGTGCAAAGCGCTTGGGCACCTTCTGTGTAAAT
This window encodes:
- the Ir10a gene encoding ionotropic receptor 10a; this encodes MFPETVLKVEEARTDGRLLVSRDAFYHAMAVYTFPKGSPHVATFSYGMKNFMFMGLVEKWLNDFLWQLRMNTKHAETGENAERPINVIDLQGAFFVLIMGYASGLLALLIESCCVFLARLSATTIRPRRSRNRSKITG